One window from the genome of Elaeis guineensis isolate ETL-2024a chromosome 5, EG11, whole genome shotgun sequence encodes:
- the LOC105045066 gene encoding uncharacterized protein: MLKDPSPMASPPTLRCWCFRLALLCWFITRCKSDQDPVDIATKGLTCFNDHYIYSSCGESYRLSAAGTINVPPEATDQYCEGPCLVETNLVLQCLDSILYNFQFYNGATVQDVKYALNTGCGHTSKRGDFNVLEHSEGQNGEYGYYGHGNKLGIPTYLMILLGCGLLLWGF; encoded by the exons ATGCTTAAAGACCCTTCTCCAATGGCTTCCCCTCCAACCCTCAGATGTTGGTGCTTCCGCTTAGCTCTACTTTGCTGGTTTATTACACGTTGCAAATCAG ACCAAGATCCGGTGGACATTGCTACGAAAGGATTAACATGCTTCAACGATCACTAT ATTTATAGCAGCTGCGGAGAATCATACAGACTAAGTGCGGCAGGGACCATCAATGTCCCTCCGGAGGCAACCGACCAGTACTGCGAGGGGCCATGTTTGGTTGAGACAAATCTTGTGCTCCAGTGCTTGGATAGCATATTGTACAATTTCCAATTTTACAATGGTGCAACTGTCCAAGATGTGAAGTATGCTCTCAACACCGGATGTGGTCATACTAGCAAGAGAG GGGACTTCAATGTTTTGGAACACTCGGAAGGTCAAAATGGAGAATATGGTTACTACGGCCACGGGAACAAGCTGGGCATTCCCACGTACTTGATGATACTCTTAGGCTGTGGACTGCTTCTTTGGGGCTTCTGA